A genomic stretch from Styela clava chromosome 5, kaStyClav1.hap1.2, whole genome shotgun sequence includes:
- the LOC120344812 gene encoding uncharacterized protein LOC120344812 → MTSPIVTSVLLLSLSIVTTGRRQDRICFQLDSVDVEDRYGENRVETIRGERGPKGDRGITGSKGSRGEVDYDELEALINEKVEKAMEKQRVEINKTVNILMGRIEALEEQESTNTLADATTASSVPPTLSPPPGFTEQDIVRYDGKIFIPLASEKVSKPSAIAKCQTLGGELANIYNQNPMDKIMTFIRDNKLDGESYKRFHLGMTYDPIDQIISLRNGTEISQSGFKWTRPYPYNGQSYSDWTNMFIEINKDSTSPYQYIGNHPYLNSYVLCEI, encoded by the exons ATGACATCACCAATAGTCACGTCGGTGCTATTACTCTCACTTTCCATAGTCACGACTGGAAGGAGACAAGATAGAATTTGTTTCCAATTAGACAGTGTGGATGTGGAAGACCGATATGGCGAAAATCG tGTTGAAACCATTCGAGGCGAAAGAGGCCCAAAAGGAGATAGGGGGATTACCGGGTCTAAAGGATCGCGAGGAGAAGTTGATTATGATGAACTTGAAGCCTTGATTAATGAAAAAGTAGAGAAAG CAATGGAAAAGCAACGAGTGGAAATAAACAAAACAGTAAATATATTGATGGGAAGAATAGAGGCATTAGAAGAGCAAGAAAGCACAAACACTCTTGCAGATGCAACAACTGCTTCATCCGTTCCACCGACTCTCTCTCCGCCTCCTGGGTTCACTGAACAAG ATATTGTGCGCTATGACGGGAAAATATTTATACCGTTGGCATCTGAAAAGGTTAGTAAACCATCAGCAATCGCTAAATGTCAAACACTTGGTGGAGAGTTGGCGAATATATACAACCAGAATCCTATGGACAAGATAATGACATTCATTCGCGACAACAAGTTGGACGGGGAATCATATAAAAGATTCCATCTTGGCATGACATACGACCCTATT GATCAGATTATTAGTTTACGCAACGGAACTGAGATATCGCAAAGTGGTTTTAAATGGACCAGACCGTACCCATACAACGGGCAGAGTTATTCTGATTGGACAAACATGTTTATCGAGATTAACAAAGATTCAACAAGCCCATATCAATACATTGGCAACCACCCATATCTTAACAGCTACGTCTtgtgtgaaatttaa